The DNA window GTTTGATGGTTCACGCCTCCTGGCATCGCCGCATAGATTCCAGTCAAAGGAGGAGACACTTTGTCGTTGACATACAGGTGAGCTGCGATTACGGCCATCTCGCCCCCTGAGCTTTCACCTCCCACCAAGAATCCCTTCTCTGGGTCAATGCCCAAAGATTGTACGTTTTCGGCAGTCTAACATGTTGGAGAATGTTTGTCAGCACAGAGTGAAGCTGTCAATCGAATCCACATACTCATGCCTGGCATCTCTACTTACCCATTTGAGAGCGTCAAAGGCATCTTCAATCGCCGCTGGAAACACATGTTCAGGGGCAAGTCGATAGTCAACATCCACCACAACTCCTCCAAGCTTTGCAAACAACGCACAAAGCCAAGCCTCCGTGTCCAAGTCCCCAACTGTGAATCCTCCTCCGTGGAAGACGACAAGTCCTGGTCGTCCTTCAGATGAGTCACCTTTTGGCATGTAGACGCGGCCGCCAACGCTGCGGTTGTCTCGCACCGGGATGCTAATGTCCTCTTGGGTGTACGGCAGAGTGGCCGGGTCAGCTTTCGGAGTTGCGTCTTTTGCGGCTTGCAGCATAGCACGAATTTGAGGGATATCGGTGATTGTGCCCCAGGGTGTTAAAAGGGGCGACCCTGAGTTGAAAATCTTAATACAGTCAGGTCGGTTGTTAGTTGCTCGGATCATATGTACCAGCATCTCAACTATTTCTCTTACGCAATTGGGAAAAAGCTTACAGGCTCAAACTCGGGATTCAATTTGCTCAAGGCACGAATCTCTTCAATGGTAAGCATCTCGGCTgtttgaaagaaaagaaaaagaaaaaaagagagagagagagagatcgTGTAATAGGAAGGTAAATCGGCTGAACTGaatagtttatatttattgTGATTGAGTTTCAAAATTGCCATAAAACAAGATGTGAGGGTCTATttataaagaagaagaaatgtcCAAACGCCTTTTTCACAATCTACAATTTCTCCAGCTTGTGTTTCCTATTCGTAGAAGTCCAATAAACACCAATCTCGCAGTGTAAAATTCCCAATTGGGAAACTTTTAGAGGGAAAAGGTCTCAAACCAGGCTCTAACCGTCGAGACAATGAGCGTCTGGTGCTGCCAATCTCGGGGATAATATCTCCTGGAAAAGAACCCTCCATTACAGCAAATACCCTTAAACAGCTGCCCGGAGCTAAGATCGGATCCGCAAACGGGTAGCTCTTCGCTGAAGATGCAGGGGTTCGCTGGGAGTGGAGACGGAAGCCTCGACGGCTCTGTCACATTGTTTACTTGTAGTTGGTCAGCTCGCAAGGCTTTCTATTCAATAGAATGCAGCCTCACTATTAGACAGAAATTACCAGGGGAGCTCAATTAACGAAAAGAACCCGTCAAGAAAACGACTAGCTACGAAGAATCTAGAGCGAATGACGTCAGCGGAAAACTTGCTCAAGTGCGCCAACATTCCGCGCCTGCATGTGAGATCCCAGCGCTATGATTGGCCCAAACCACTGCTTAGAAATGCAAATGCGAATCTGGCGTGACCCATTTCAACGTCCATGGCCATCctcgagagagagagagagcaaatAAAACAGAAATAGGATGAAACAGGCCTCGCTATTATAgaaaccaccaccaccacacaACATTCCACTTTGCGCTGCGACCAACGACCACCATGGACGCTAAACCTGCCACTTTCTGTACGCCAATTTGCTTTTCAATTTCTCTTCTGCGCAAAGCTAATTGTCATGTGAAAAATGtagccttggcctctgcgcCTGTTGCGTCTCCCGCAAAGTCCGAGAGTGCTTCCAAGCCCAAGGTCAGTTTTTCTCCCTTTTAGCATTGGTGAAGATCAAGCACTGATATCTAAACAGCCCTGCTGCGTATGCAAGgacgaaaaggcaaagcGTGATGAGTGCATGCTCTTCTCAACAGCCAAAAACCCTGCTGCCGACTGCGTATCCCTCGTCGACCAATACAAGAGCTGCATGCAGGGCTTCGGTTTCAGCGTATGATTTCAAACGTTTCAGCCTGGTGTAGGACTATGTACATTATAAACATTTAGACGATCAAAAGTACGGCGCTCAATTCTTCTCCGCTCTTCAACGATTCCATCACTTCGTCAAATGCGGTGCAACCGCAGGCTTTGCCGAGGTTGTGATACGATTGCCGCTGTTGGGCggatgcagatgatgcaggGTGACCACCTTCTCCAaagcctcttcagcttccttctctctcccttcaTATCCAGCCAGCATCATATCTTCTAATTCGCCCACCATTCTTTGTGCATTGGTTACTATTCCCACCATCTGGACTTCAATGTTCTCCCTTCTATCGGCTAGTCGCATCAACTCTACTTGACAGTATTGCCGCCTGGCTTTACTACAAGAAAAGGAGTCAGCCTAGTCCGGAGCGTGAGGTCAATATATGCTCCTTTACCGCTGGCGTTGTACATCTTCTTGCCAAGCAATGATCTTTGTTCGTAGTTCTGCAAGGGTAGTGTCAAAGTCGGCTGTCACTGCATTGATAGTCTCGTCCCGATCTTTTTTAAGCTGTTCTGTATCAATACTTCGTTCCTTCATCGTTTCTCTAACAATTAAATGGGAATATTCATCGACATACTCTGAGAAATCGTGCCTGCGCCTCCAAGGCAGCGTCGCCTGGATCAGGAGAGTCGCTGGAGCGAGAACGAGTATTTTTTCTGGGCATTGCACGAACGTCTGATTGAAAACGATCTTTTTGagcgaagagagagatgtgGTTTTATGATAGAGAGAGATTGAACTTGAAAAGTTAATTGGGCTAAGCTTGAACTGTTCTGAGAAAGCCATCGTAGACGATTAGATATCGTTCAGGGGGGAAGGCGCGAAATACTACAGTACAGGGTCGCACACTTGAGGAAGGAGCACGCTCGGGCTCAAACGCCAAATCATCAGCGCATCTGTTATTGGTCAACTCAATTGAgccacaagaagaaaattaGATAAAAGCACAATGACAGATGCTGCATCGCATAGATTTGCATCTTTAAATTCAAATATTATCTTACAGCATCCTGCTAGAAAGCTGACTTTTTATCTATCTTGACAAAGCAATGTCGTCTATCCTCAAAATCATCTTCACCGTCTCGGCCGCCAGCTCAATGGCGCTTGTGCTGACCAAGAGTGGCTGCAATACGTTCTCCTTGGAGATGTTGGTGTTGACTCCTCCAGATTTGATGCTGACACCAGCGTtcttctcgcccatctcgTGTCGATGTCTCAGGTCAGTGACGACCTTGATGCTGTTCAGACCGGCGTTCTCAGCCAGCGTTGTGGGGATGACCTCCATGGCATCCGCAAATGCCTTCCAGCAGATGGCCTCGGTGCCAGTCAGGCTGCGAGCCTGCTTAGACAGCTGGGCTGCAATCTCAATCTCGGGAGCACCACCACCGGCAATcaaggccttcttcttgacgaGACATCGGAGCACACAAAGAGCGTCGTGAAGACTtcgctctgcctctgccagAATCAGTGAGTTGGCGCCACGCACAACCACAGACACGGTCTTGCCAGTAGCCTTGGCTCCAGTGACCTTGACCATACGTGATCCTGATGATTGGACTTCCTCAATGAGATCCGCAGACCCAAGCTTGTCCTCAGTGAAGGAGTCGATATCTGCAACAGGCTTGCAGCCAGTAGACTTGCAGATAAACTCGACTTCGTCTCGCTCGATGTccttgatggccatgatgccaaGCTTGGCCAGGAAGTGTAGGGAAAGGTCGTTGACGGCGTCTCGAAGGATAGACTTCTGGATCAAGAGCACGTTGCACTTGGccttcttgatcttcttggccatgttcAAGAGGTACAACCGCTCTTccttgacaatcttgtcCATCTGGCGGTAGTCGTTGACTTGGATCGTGTTTTCCATCTTTACAGTAACAATTAGTAAAAGCCCTTGATAGGGTGACGGCGTGATGACTGTGCAGACTTACATCAGGCTTAGGGGGGCTGAGCTGGAACTGGATAAGACCAATGCGAGCCTTCTCCATTCTGAAGGGACCACCAGCGTTCTTGAGGACTGGTTGTGTAAGGACCAGACCATCCACCAGCTCACTGTCCTCAATCGTTCCTCCCACTCTTCTGATGATGCGAATGTTGTTCAGGTCCACATTCTCGGCAGTCTTGACATCGATCGTCTTAGTAATGGCGTTGACGGCCATGGGACCGAGGAGGTTTGAGTACTGAGAAACAATCTTGGATGACAGAGATGTGTTGGCAGCCTGGAGAAGGGAAGCGTTGTCGGCTAGTGAGATGGGCTGGGACATTTCGTGCAGGACTTCgacagcggcggcggatGCCCTTTGGAAGGACTCGGAAATGACTGAGGGGTGGATGCCCTTGGACAGCAATCGGTCAGCGGCACCGAGAAGGCTGCCGCAGATGACAACGACGGAGGTTGTtccatcaccagcctcgaCATCTTGGGCTCCAGACAGGTTAACCAGCATCTTTGCTGTCGGGTGCATGACCGACATGCTCTTGAGCATTGTGTTTCCGTCATTGGTAATGATTGTTTCCCCCTTTCCGCTTCGGATCATCTTGTCCATGCCTCGAGGGCCGAGAGATGTTCGGATCGCATCGGCGACAGCTAAATTCAGGTTAGCGATTTAACACGCTCTGTAGTGCTTCGATCGAGCAAACGAACCTCTGGCAGCGACAATGTTGGACGATCGCACCGCCATGggcttctccttgtcctgtGTCCATGGTTAGCGGGGCAGCTCAGGAGCTCGACGTGCAGCTTTGGGAGTCTACCTTGAAGGCGGCATTGTTGGAGTTGCCGCTTGAAACAGCCGGTGCAGACATTTTGGAGATTCTGGATTACTTCCGGTTCAATGCAAAAACAACCTCCGAAAAGCCTGGATCACGGCAAGCTTGGTAAGGAAGCAAGATCGCGGTTCTGGCAGCCTGGTTGACATCCCACCTTGTCTGCCCTACTCCGCCATATCAGTAACGGAAATTTTGGAGTCGGCGCCAGAGATAATCCATGCTCCGGCGGTACTTCCCCCCTGCCCAGCAGCTGCTATTGGCCCAAACCAGCCTAGCTCGGCAGGGTCCCAGCGACAGGCGCCAATGCGCTGAGCTCAAGGCAACTGAGATTACGGAATGCTTCTATGACCTTCATCAGCCATCATATTCAACGcgcatcaccaccagcgaAACACCTGCACCCCTCATTTCGACCACACGACTGCTCTGGTATAACTTGTACCAACCGAAATTGTTTCTTCCGTCAGCCCCGAACTCATCTTTTTAACGGACATTGTGTCCAGTTTGCAGATCCCACCATGGTAAGCAAGACAGCTGGGCTCGATCAATGCTGGCCATTACTAACTGCACAAGCCTTCTGCAACCGGTCAAAACTGGGAGAAGTACTCGAAGAGATTCGCAGACGATGAggtagaagaaaagaagattacCCCTCTCACAGATGAGTACGGCCTGTCTCCCGCTGGCATGTTTGCTTGGAGCTGGTAGGAGACTAATCCAAAGCTAGGGATATCCAAGTCCTCAAGACATACGGCGCCGCCCCATATGCGTCAGCCATCTCAAAGCTCGAGAAACagatcaaggagaagcagcagagtGTAGACGAGAAGATTGGTATCAAAGTATGGAAAGCAACCGCCAACGATGGATCTGTACCTTTCTAATGCATTGCCATAGGAATCCGACACCGGTCTCGCACCACCACACTTATGGGATGTCGCCGCCGATCGGCAACGAATGTCTGAAGAGCAGCCTTTCCAGGTGGCTCGCTGCACGAAGATTATCGCCGACGAAAAGGGAGACGAGTCCAAGAGCAAGTATGTCATCAATGTCAAACAAATAGCAAAGTTTGTCGTTCAGCTTGGCGACCGCGTCAGTCCCACGGATATCGAGGAGGGTATGCGAGTTGGAGTGGACCGAAACAAATACCAGATCAtgttgccgctgcctccGAAGATCGATGCCAGCGTCACCATGATGACGGTTGAGGAGAAGCCAGATGTTACCTACGGCGATGTTGGTGGCTGCAAAGAGCAGGTTGAGAAGCTACGAGAAGTCGTCGAGATGCCCTTGCTCTCGCCGGAGAGATTCTCAAACCTTGGTATTGACCCTCCCAAGGGTGCACTGCTCTACGGCCCGCCCGGAACCGGCAAGACTCTCTGCGCCAGAGCTGTTGCAAACAGAACAGATGCTACCTTTATCCGAGTTATTGGCAGCGAGCTTGTTCAAAAGTACGTTGGTGAAGGTGCCCGAATGGTTCGAGAGCTGTTCGAGATGGCCCGGACAAAGAAGGCGTGtatcatcttctttgacgAAATCGATGCTGTCGGTGGTGCACGAttcgacgatggcgccggTGGTGACAATGAGGTTCAGCGAACCATGTTGGAGCTCATTACCCAGCTGGATGGCTTCAACGCCCGAGGAAACATCAAAGTCATGTTCGCCACCAACAGACCGTCGACGCTTGACCCTGCACTGATGCGACCTGGACGAATCGACCGCAAGATTGAATTTTCACTTCCCGATCTCGAGGGCCGCGCCAACATCCTCAGAATCCACGCCAAGAGCATGTCCGTCGAGCGAGATATCCGATGGGAGCTCATCTCTCGTCTCTGCCCGAACGCTACTGGTGCTGAGCTGAGGAGTGTATGTACCGAGGCCGGCATGTTTGCCATCCGAGCACGGAGAAAGGTAGCCTCGGAGAAGGATTTCTTGGACGCGGTAGACAAGGTCATCAAGGGCAACCTCAAGTTCAACTCAACAGCGACGTACATGCAGTACAACTAAATAGgtttacttttaatattattgATGTATGAATATGGACGAAACTCGGTGGGGTGTGCTGATACATGCCTAATTTTCTTGTTCCATAAAGGGAATAGAGACTAGCGTTTACCAGAGGTtgaacctgctgctgctgtagaaACAAGAATGATGTGACACTATTGACTGACATGAAAA is part of the Trichoderma atroviride chromosome 1, complete sequence genome and encodes:
- a CDS encoding uncharacterized protein (EggNog:ENOG41~TransMembrane:1 (o20-37i)~CAZy:CE10~MEROPS:MER0034665), with translation MAILKLNHNKYKLFSSADLPSYYTISLSLSFFLFLFFQTAEMLTIEEIRALSKLNPEFEPIFNSGSPLLTPWGTITDIPQIRAMLQAAKDATPKADPATLPYTQEDISIPVRDNRSVGGRVYMPKGDSSEGRPGLVVFHGGGFTVGDLDTEAWLCALFAKLGGVVVDVDYRLAPEHVFPAAIEDAFDALKWTAENVQSLGIDPEKGFLVGGESSGGEMAVIAAHLYVNDKVSPPLTGIYAAMPGGVNHQTVPEKYKDRFISLEQNADAPILSRSSVEFIWKSYQSDPLSPKAFPLAFPTHKGIPKTYFQICGLDAVRDCGLVMEQVFRDDGVPTKRDVYPGMPHAFWGMFPDLKITEKHTQDSEEGFKWLLSK
- a CDS encoding uncharacterized protein (EggNog:ENOG41); amino-acid sequence: MVGELEDMMLAGYEGREKEAEEALEKVVTLHHLHPPNSGNRITTSAKPAVAPHLTK
- a CDS encoding uncharacterized protein (BUSCO:EOG092D1OKZ) — translated: MSAPAVSSGNSNNAAFKDKEKPMAVRSSNIVAARAVADAIRTSLGPRGMDKMIRSGKGETIITNDGNTMLKSMSVMHPTAKMLVNLSGAQDVEAGDGTTSVVVICGSLLGAADRLLSKGIHPSVISESFQRASAAAVEVLHEMSQPISLADNASLLQAANTSLSSKIVSQYSNLLGPMAVNAITKTIDVKTAENVDLNNIRIIRRVGGTIEDSELVDGLVLTQPVLKNAGGPFRMEKARIGLIQFQLSPPKPDMENTIQVNDYRQMDKIVKEERLYLLNMAKKIKKAKCNVLLIQKSILRDAVNDLSLHFLAKLGIMAIKDIERDEVEFICKSTGCKPVADIDSFTEDKLGSADLIEEVQSSGSRMVKVTGAKATGKTVSVVVRGANSLILAEAERSLHDALCVLRCLVKKKALIAGGGAPEIEIAAQLSKQARSLTGTEAICWKAFADAMEVIPTTLAENAGLNSIKVVTDLRHRHEMGEKNAGVSIKSGGVNTNISKENVLQPLLVSTSAIELAAETVKMILRIDDIALSR